The following proteins come from a genomic window of Cronobacter muytjensii ATCC 51329:
- the mtnK gene encoding S-methyl-5-thioribose kinase, whose product MSQYRTFTASDAVAYAQQFGGLSAPDELVSAQEVGDGNLNLVFKIFDNQGVSRVIVKQALPYVRCVGESWPLTPDRARLEAQTLVAHYQHCPQHTVKIHHYDPALAVMVMEDLSDHRIWRGELINGAHYPQAAQQLGEYLAQTLFHTSDFYLHPHEKKAQVARFINPAMCEITEDLFFNDPYQIHERNNYPAAIEADAAALRDDAALKTAVAALKHRFFSHAEALLHGDIHSGSIFVADGSLKAIDAEFGYVGPVGFDVGTAIGNLLLNYCGAPGHLGIREAADAREQRLTDIATLWHTFAERFQTLAREKTRDAALAQPGYASEFLKKVWADAIGFAGTELIRRSVGLSHVADIDTIRDEEMKHSCLRHAIGLGKALILLAPRIESADELIARVRQYG is encoded by the coding sequence ATGTCGCAATACCGAACCTTTACGGCCAGCGATGCGGTGGCTTATGCGCAACAATTTGGCGGCCTCAGCGCGCCCGACGAACTGGTGAGCGCGCAGGAGGTCGGCGACGGCAATCTCAATCTGGTGTTTAAAATCTTTGATAATCAGGGCGTCAGCCGGGTTATCGTCAAACAGGCGCTGCCCTATGTGCGCTGCGTGGGCGAATCCTGGCCGCTGACGCCCGACCGCGCGCGCCTTGAGGCCCAGACGCTGGTGGCGCACTATCAGCACTGCCCGCAACATACCGTCAAAATTCACCACTACGATCCGGCGCTTGCCGTGATGGTGATGGAGGATCTCTCCGATCATCGCATCTGGCGCGGCGAGCTTATCAACGGCGCGCACTATCCGCAGGCGGCGCAGCAGCTTGGCGAATATCTGGCGCAGACGCTGTTCCATACCAGCGATTTTTACCTGCATCCGCATGAGAAAAAGGCTCAGGTGGCGCGCTTTATCAACCCGGCCATGTGCGAAATCACCGAAGATCTCTTCTTCAACGATCCGTATCAGATTCACGAGCGCAATAACTACCCGGCGGCGATTGAGGCTGACGCCGCTGCGCTGCGCGATGACGCGGCGCTGAAAACCGCCGTGGCGGCGCTCAAGCACCGCTTTTTCTCCCACGCCGAGGCGCTGCTGCACGGCGATATTCACAGCGGTTCGATTTTTGTCGCCGACGGTAGCCTGAAGGCGATTGACGCAGAGTTCGGCTATGTTGGCCCGGTGGGCTTCGATGTCGGTACGGCCATCGGCAACCTGCTGCTGAACTACTGCGGCGCGCCTGGCCATCTCGGCATCCGCGAAGCCGCTGACGCACGCGAGCAGCGTCTTACCGATATCGCCACGCTATGGCACACCTTCGCCGAACGTTTCCAGACGCTGGCGCGCGAGAAAACCCGCGACGCGGCGCTGGCACAGCCCGGTTACGCCAGCGAGTTTTTGAAGAAAGTCTGGGCCGACGCCATCGGTTTTGCTGGGACGGAGTTGATTCGCCGAAGCGTCGGGCTGTCCCACGTGGCGGATATCGACACCATTCGTGATGAAGAGATGAAGCATTCGTGCCTGCGCCACGCGATTGGGCTCGGCAAAGCGCTGATCCTGCTGGCCCCGCGTATTGAGAGCGCTGACGAGCTCATTGCCCGCGTGCGACAGTACGGTTAA
- the hemF gene encoding oxygen-dependent coproporphyrinogen oxidase: MAPDIQRVKAFLLDLQDRICQQLAAVDGDSFVEDAWQREGGGGGRSRVLRDGAVFEQAGVNFSHVHGDAMPASATAHRPELAGRSFEAMGVSLVVHPRNPYVPTSHANVRFFIAEKPGADPVWWFGGGFDLTPFYGFEEDATHWHRTARDLCAPFGDDVYPRYKKWCDDYFYLKHRQEARGIGGLFFDDLNTPDFDTCFAFMQAVGDGYLNAYLPIVERRKALPWGEREREFQLYRRGRYVEFNLVWDRGTLFGLQTGGRTESILMSMPPLVRWEYGYQPEENSPEAALYSHFLPVRDWV, encoded by the coding sequence ATGGCACCGGATATTCAGCGCGTAAAAGCGTTTTTACTCGATTTACAGGACCGCATCTGCCAGCAACTGGCCGCCGTTGACGGCGACAGCTTCGTTGAGGACGCCTGGCAGCGTGAAGGCGGCGGCGGCGGACGCAGCCGTGTCCTGCGCGACGGCGCGGTGTTTGAACAGGCGGGCGTTAACTTCTCTCACGTGCATGGCGACGCGATGCCTGCCTCCGCCACGGCGCATCGCCCGGAGCTTGCAGGCCGCAGCTTTGAAGCGATGGGCGTCTCGCTGGTCGTGCATCCACGCAACCCCTATGTGCCGACAAGCCACGCCAACGTGCGCTTTTTTATCGCCGAAAAACCGGGCGCCGATCCGGTCTGGTGGTTTGGCGGCGGCTTTGACCTGACGCCGTTTTACGGCTTCGAAGAGGACGCCACCCACTGGCACCGCACCGCACGAGATCTCTGCGCGCCGTTCGGCGACGACGTCTATCCGCGCTATAAAAAGTGGTGCGACGATTACTTCTACCTGAAGCATCGCCAGGAGGCGCGCGGCATAGGCGGGCTGTTTTTTGACGATCTCAACACGCCCGATTTCGACACCTGCTTCGCGTTTATGCAGGCGGTAGGCGACGGCTATCTCAATGCCTATTTGCCCATCGTTGAGCGTCGTAAAGCCCTGCCCTGGGGCGAGCGCGAGCGCGAATTCCAGCTCTACCGCCGCGGGCGCTATGTGGAATTCAACCTGGTGTGGGATCGCGGCACGCTGTTCGGGCTGCAAACCGGCGGGCGTACCGAGTCGATTCTGATGTCGATGCCGCCGCTGGTGCGCTGGGAATATGGCTACCAGCCAGAGGAGAACAGCCCGGAAGCGGCCCTCTACAGCCATTTCCTGCCGGTACGCGACTGGGTGTAA
- the amiA gene encoding N-acetylmuramoyl-L-alanine amidase AmiA — MSTFKPLKKLTSRRQLLRTGLAALALTGLNQALAKEESPALKTRNSHSKPKAKKAGARRLVMLDPGHGGIDTGAIGHNGSKEKHVVLAIAKNVRAILRKNGIDAKLTRSNDTFIPLYDRVEIAHQHGADLFMSIHADGFTSPSAAGASVFALSNRGASSAMAKYLSERENAADDVAGSKVKNKDHYLQQVLFDLVQTDTIKNSLTLGSHILRQIKPVHRLHSRNTEQAAFVVLKSPSIPSVLVETSFITNPQEEKLLGTAAFRQKIATAIANGVISYFNWFDNHKAHSKRG, encoded by the coding sequence AAACTCACCTCGCGCCGTCAGTTACTGCGCACCGGCCTTGCCGCGCTGGCACTCACGGGTCTTAATCAGGCGCTGGCGAAGGAAGAAAGCCCGGCGCTGAAAACCCGCAACAGCCACAGTAAGCCGAAGGCGAAAAAAGCGGGCGCGCGTCGTCTCGTGATGCTCGATCCGGGCCACGGCGGCATCGACACCGGTGCTATTGGCCACAACGGCTCGAAAGAAAAGCATGTGGTGCTCGCCATCGCGAAAAACGTACGCGCCATCCTGCGTAAAAACGGTATCGATGCCAAACTGACCCGCAGCAACGACACTTTTATTCCGCTCTACGATCGCGTCGAAATCGCGCATCAGCACGGCGCGGATCTTTTTATGTCGATTCACGCCGACGGCTTTACCAGCCCCAGCGCCGCCGGTGCGTCGGTCTTCGCGCTCTCGAATCGCGGCGCCAGTAGCGCCATGGCGAAGTACCTCTCCGAGCGCGAAAACGCCGCCGATGACGTGGCGGGCAGCAAAGTGAAGAATAAAGATCACTATCTGCAACAGGTGCTGTTCGACCTGGTGCAGACCGACACTATTAAAAACAGCCTGACGCTCGGCTCGCATATTTTGCGCCAGATAAAACCGGTGCACCGCCTGCACAGCCGCAACACCGAGCAGGCGGCGTTCGTGGTGCTGAAATCGCCGTCGATCCCGTCCGTGCTGGTGGAAACCTCCTTTATCACCAACCCGCAGGAAGAGAAACTGCTCGGCACCGCGGCCTTTCGCCAGAAGATAGCGACGGCCATCGCCAACGGGGTGATAAGCTATTTCAACTGGTTTGATAACCATAAAGCCCACTCGAAACGAGGCTAA
- the mtnA gene encoding S-methyl-5-thioribose-1-phosphate isomerase — translation MQTLQTTSLRVVDNKLWILDQQALPQQKNWLPADTVDALVGHIHALRVRGAPLIGLSASLLLALLAEKGMTRDALGQALDVLRAARPTAVNLMNNLDRMKQALAQADFAAALGAEALRLVQEDRELCERIARAGSARVTPGSRLLTHCNTGGLATAGVGTALGVIARAHEEGKVANVWVDETRPLLQGGRLTAWELGELGVPYQLITDSMAASLMAQGQVDAVWVGADRIAANGDVANKIGTYSLAVLAKYHNVPFYVAAPQTTLDPACPNGAAIPIEQRAAAEVTGVAGSFGAVQWAPENARVYNPAFDVTPASLISGWVLDGGVVTPDEVANGRFAG, via the coding sequence ATGCAGACACTTCAGACGACCAGCCTGCGGGTGGTGGATAACAAGCTCTGGATCCTCGACCAGCAGGCGCTGCCGCAGCAGAAAAACTGGCTGCCCGCCGATACTGTCGACGCGCTGGTCGGTCATATTCACGCCTTAAGGGTGCGCGGCGCGCCGCTGATTGGCCTGTCGGCAAGCCTGCTGCTGGCGCTGCTGGCGGAAAAGGGCATGACGCGCGATGCGCTCGGCCAGGCGCTGGACGTGCTGCGCGCGGCGCGGCCCACGGCGGTAAACCTGATGAATAATCTCGACCGCATGAAACAGGCGCTCGCGCAGGCGGATTTTGCGGCGGCGCTCGGCGCGGAGGCGTTACGGCTGGTGCAGGAAGATCGCGAGCTGTGCGAACGTATCGCGCGGGCCGGAAGCGCGCGGGTGACGCCCGGCAGTCGCCTGCTGACCCACTGTAATACCGGCGGGCTGGCGACGGCGGGCGTCGGTACGGCGCTCGGCGTGATTGCGCGCGCGCATGAAGAGGGCAAAGTGGCAAATGTCTGGGTGGATGAAACCCGGCCCCTGTTGCAGGGCGGGCGCTTAACCGCCTGGGAGCTTGGCGAGCTCGGCGTACCGTATCAGCTGATTACCGATTCGATGGCCGCCAGCCTAATGGCCCAGGGGCAGGTGGACGCTGTCTGGGTCGGCGCGGACAGAATTGCGGCGAACGGCGATGTGGCGAACAAAATCGGCACCTATTCGCTCGCCGTGCTGGCGAAATATCATAACGTGCCGTTTTACGTGGCGGCCCCGCAAACCACGCTCGACCCGGCCTGCCCGAACGGTGCGGCCATTCCGATTGAGCAGCGCGCGGCGGCGGAAGTGACCGGCGTGGCGGGCAGTTTCGGCGCGGTGCAGTGGGCGCCGGAAAACGCGCGGGTCTATAACCCGGCGTTTGACGTCACGCCAGCCTCGCTGATTAGCGGCTGGGTGCTGGACGGCGGCGTGGTCACGCCGGATGAGGTGGCGAACGGCCGTTTCGCCGGGTAA